The Pseudomonas oryzicola genomic sequence ACACACGTACTGGATGCCGCACATGGCTGCCCGGGCAGCTCGATCAAGGTCGAGCTGTACCGTGTCGAAGGCCAGCAGCTGGAGCTGGTGAACACCGCCCTGACCAACAGCGATGGCCGCGTCGACGCGCCGTTGCTGCAGGGTGACGACTACCGCACCGGCGTCTACCAGCTGCAGTTCAGCGCCGGCGACTATTACCGCGCCCGTGGCGTGCAGCTGCCGGCCCAGGCGTTTCTGGATGTTGTCGTGCTGCGTTTTGGCATCGACGAGCAGCAGGAGCACTACCACGTGCCGCTGCTGATCTCGCCGTACAGCTATTCGACCTATCGTGGAAGCTAGTTGGTCGCTAGAAGAATCTTCGTAGGTCCTTTGGCCCGCTCTCACACTGGCGGGCTTTTTTTCGTCTGCTGTTTTTATATTGCCGGCGACAGGGCCGCTGCAGGCGGTAGAAATGAAGAAAGGGCGCCGAGGCGCCCTTGGTTGGTGTAGCAGGGGTCAGAGGAACACGAACTTGGCAATGAAGATCGC encodes the following:
- the uraH gene encoding hydroxyisourate hydrolase, which gives rise to MGRLTTHVLDAAHGCPGSSIKVELYRVEGQQLELVNTALTNSDGRVDAPLLQGDDYRTGVYQLQFSAGDYYRARGVQLPAQAFLDVVVLRFGIDEQQEHYHVPLLISPYSYSTYRGS